TGGCGTAGCGCAGCTAGGGTTACCGGAGCGAGCCAACGCTGACGAGAGAACGACACCTACATTCGCGCCTATCGTTAAGGACGCCAAAGCAAACGCCGCAAATCTCGTACTCATCGTCGAGTTCTCGGATAGCCCCGAAGAGGGCTTCTACAACAAAAGCTATGCCATTCCAAATAATGCGTATGGATATAGAACGAATCTCGATTACCTCATACACGACATCAATGGCGAGGCGGGCGGTCAGGCCGGAGCATACTCCTTTCATACCTACCGAAATTACTTGCGACTCATTTCAAAAGGAAAGTTCGAAATCGCCTCGTACTTCCCCCAAGCCTATGTAGACGGAACACATCTGCGCATTCGCGTTTCCATGAGTGCACAGGACTACATCAACACCAATGCAGACTCCACGCTCATTACCCAGGCAATCGAACAACTCATGAACGCCCGTCCGGATTTGAACGCTTCCATATTCGATGCGGACAAGGATGGCAATGTCGACAACCTCCTCGTCATCGCCGACCTGCCCAAATTACCAGAGAACATCAGTTTCACCCCTCATGCAAATACTGACCCTGGGGCAACCATCGTGGGATCAGGCAATAACAAGCGCACCGTGCGGGCAATCACCGTTCTTAATGGTGGAGGCATAACGAGCTTCGACCCGAGCGTTGCCGTGCACGAACGGCTGCACACCATCGGAGCTGCGGATTACTACCGTGGTGATGGACGTGAAGGAGATCCCGTCTCCTATTGGGATGTTATGGCCAAAGGAAATTCCTATTCCTGGCCACTTGCCTACACACGTGAACGGCTCGGCTGGGTGGATATCCCCGAAATCCAAATTGGCGCGGCAGGCACGTCCCTCACGCTGTACGCCCCCGGAGATTCCGATGATATTCTGGGCTCAAAACCGCAAGCGGCAAAAATCAAGCTTCCTCTCTCAACTTCGGAATACTTCGTCATCGAATACCGCAAGCAAGGGACGGGTAGGGATTACAACAATCCCATTAACAACCTTGACAGATACATTGGATCCTCAGGTCTCATCGTCTATCGAGTGAATGAGAGATACGCGAACCAGGGTAATTTCAGGGGCAATGATTTCGTCTACGTCTTTCGCCCGGGCGAGAAGAGTCTCACAGCTTCAACCGGGGAAATCAATCGCGCAGCCATTTGCACAGAACCCTACACTGTGCAGAATACACCCTTGGGTACCGTTACCCTCAATTCCTCCATTGGCTCACTCGACCCCAGTGCCGACATCACCAAAGGTGCCATCTGCTATTCCAATGGCGACAACAGTGGTCTTCTCATTACGGCAACTGGACAAACCGACAACTCCATCACGATTAGCGTCAAATCCTCCTCTAATGAAGCAAAGGACTTGTGGAAATCTGTGACCAATTTCGACGGAAGCTCGCCTTTTACGAATATTGAAAGCCCCGTAACCAAAACCACGACCGACGGCAAGAGCCTTTACGTATTGGCCGAAAACCAGAGCATAAGTGCACCGCATTGGACGGTCTACAAGCATGACGGGGCAAACTGGTCAAGCATGGGCACAAGCTCCGCAAATCTCAAATTCCTCGATCTGGCCTGGCTCAACGGATCCCTTTACGCTGTCGGGGCACGAACAAGCAGCCCGGGAATCGAAATCAAACGTTTCAATGGAAGCTCATGGGTCACATGCACAAATGTGACAAACAACGCGAGTTCCATTGAACCTCGATTAGAAGTGATAGGAGGAAAGCTCTACGTGCTTGTGGGCAATACAGCAACACTGCGCGTGTATGAACTTTCGGAATCGACGCTTCGTGCCTATGGAGACGCTTTATCTGTCGATGCACCCGCCAATCCCGTCCTTGTCGACATAGCCGGTGCGCCCGCCATCATAACGGGAAGCACGTCAAAAGGCGACTGGAAAACGAGTATGTACCGCCTCGGGGATGGAAACTGGAAAGAGACTCGCCTTATGACAGGCAATGCCGCTTCTACGATAAGTTATGCGCGTATGGGCTCCAGAACGTACGCTTTTGTCTATGGAAGTATGGAGGGTCGCCTCTTCGAATTTGACGCCGCAGGCAAACTGACAAATGACTCACTCATTTCCCAGGCAGGCGGCCTTTTGGCTGGAGCAAGGCTGAATACAAACGGGGAGCACTTATATCTCATCATTAGCACCGCCAATCAGGGTGTCATCGCCTACAAACTTGCGAATGGATTGGCAACAAACATGACGCAAATCGGCAATAAGGTGTACGCAAGCAGCCTCCCCGTCCAAAGTTGTGTCGTCGGAGACAAACTGTATGTCGCCATCGCGGACTCGGATTCTTCCACCATTGCCGTGCGCTCCCATGACATCGAAGCCTCATCGACGCCTACGCCTGATCCGCCGGTGTCCAAACAAGACATAGCAAACGCGACGGTTTCCTCAATACCGGCGCAAACCTATACGGGCAGAGCAATCACGCCGCAGCCCGTAGTAACCCTGGGTACGAAGAAACTTGTGGCAGGAACGGACTACACAATCACCTACGCCAATAACGTCAACGTGGGAACTGCCACTATCACCATCAAGGGAATGGGCAACTACACAGGCACGAAGACCGCAAGATTCACCATCGTGAAAGCGCAAGACCCCACTCCCACGCCCGATCCGAAGCCTGACCCCACGCCGACGCCGGACCCGGATCCAACGCCAACGCCAAAACCTGATCCGACTCCCACACCAACGCCCGATCCGACGCCAACCCCCAAACCCGACCCGACTCCGACACCCGATCCGACGCCGGAGCCCACGCCAGACCCGGATCCAGCCACTCCCGAAATCGCAACAACGGTCATGCACCGTCTTTACAACCCCAATAGCGGCGAGCACTTCTACACCGCCAGCGAAGTCGAGCGCGACCACCTCGTCGGCGTGGGCTGGAACTACGAAGGAGCGGGATGGATCGCCCCGACCCAATCCAGCACACCCGTATACCGGCTCTACAACGCCAACGCCGGCGACCATCACTACACCACGAGCGTCGTCGAGCGGGACTACCTGGTGAGCGTGGGCTGGAATGACGAGGGCATAGGGTGGTATTCTGACGACTCCCAACGCGTGCCCCTGTTCCGCCAGTACAATCCAAACGCAATCGCAGGGTCGCACAACTACACTACGAGCAAAGAGGAAACCGACATGCTCATCGGCATCGGATGGCATGACGAGGGAATCGGATGGTATGGAGTATGAGAAAAGCACAGCATAGCAAGAAGACCTCGAGGCGCCGCATCTGGGCACGCCTGGGAGCGATTTCCTCCACGTGCGTTGCGGCCATGCTCGTCTTTGCGTTGAGCTTCGGCACAACAATCACGGGCATGCCGGCGCATGACGCAACAGATATCGCTTCCTCATCCCAAAGCGCTGAGCAGGCCCTCGCGCCAGACGGCACCACAGCGGTATCGGATGGTGCCCCCACCAACGACACGAAGCCGGAGACAACCTACTACGCTTCCTTGCCTGAAGACGAGTACGCAGCGAACACCGTCATCGTCTCCATCGACGGTGCGCAGGACATCGAACGCATAGCGTCGCAAGTCGATGCGCTTGACTCCACGGCAAATGTCTCGGTTGACGCAAGCGATGCCGAATTCGGCTTCGTCAAGCTCACCTACGAGGGCAGTGCCAGCTCCGGCGAGGTGGCAGATCTCCTGTATGCCCAAGGCGTCGAAGCCCAGCCCAACTTCAAGTATTATGCGCTTGCCTTGGACGATGAAGAAACCGATGCTGCCACGGTAGCCGATGCAGATTCCTCGCTGACGGCCCAGGCAACGCACCTCAACGACCCAAACTCGGGCGAGCAGTGGGGGCTCAACATCATCCGCGCCTATGATGCCTGGGATATCGCGAAGGGAAGGGTCAACGCCAGCGCGCCGCGTCCCGTTGCCGTCGCGATCATCGACTCCGGTTGCATGGTCGACCATCCCGACCTCAAGAACAACATCATCGGCACCTACGACACGCGCACGGGCGGCACGAACGTTACCGACGACCAGAATCACGGCACGCCAGTCGCCGGCATTATCGCCGCAGAGGCGAATAACAACATCGGCGTTGCCGGCGTCTCGTACAACGCAGGACTCTACATTGTCAGGGCGTTGCACAAGCAGGGCAACGAGTTTGTCGCCGAATCGACCGACGTCCTCAAAGCCTACGAGAACGTCATCGCCAACAAAAAACTCGGAGACACTAAGATCCGCGTCGTGAACATGAGCCTGGGCAGCAAGCGCACGGGCAGCCTCGGCGAAAAGGACATGGCCGTCATGCGCAAAATCGACGAGGCATACACCACCCACGACATCCTCACCGTGAGTGCAGCGGGCAATCAAGACGGCACGCTTCCCTACCGCTGCTATCCGTGCGACTTCTCCGACAACGTGATCGGCGTCATAAACCTCGAGCGAAAAG
This window of the Coriobacteriaceae bacterium genome carries:
- a CDS encoding S8 family serine peptidase yields the protein MRKAQHSKKTSRRRIWARLGAISSTCVAAMLVFALSFGTTITGMPAHDATDIASSSQSAEQALAPDGTTAVSDGAPTNDTKPETTYYASLPEDEYAANTVIVSIDGAQDIERIASQVDALDSTANVSVDASDAEFGFVKLTYEGSASSGEVADLLYAQGVEAQPNFKYYALALDDEETDAATVADADSSLTAQATHLNDPNSGEQWGLNIIRAYDAWDIAKGRVNASAPRPVAVAIIDSGCMVDHPDLKNNIIGTYDTRTGGTNVTDDQNHGTPVAGIIAAEANNNIGVAGVSYNAGLYIVRALHKQGNEFVAESTDVLKAYENVIANKKLGDTKIRVVNMSLGSKRTGSLGEKDMAVMRKIDEAYTTHDILTVSAAGNQDGTLPYRCYPCDFSDNVIGVINLERKDNGSIVRNEQSNYNTLGAQSKQLSAPGTRIYTTTNNGGYGTKTGTSMAAPCVSGVAALAFVANPQLSAASVKNILCSAADDINTPGFDSFTGYGKINAYNAVQLAKGVADVTGPDSVYINSSISLNCPAASGWTSSDPSIATVTSSGLVRGLKAGYTTISVKSGDKTLKKTIAVYDGRITGPGTIQSNYIAQYKVDCSIDGTWSFELGENSADATITADGKLTAKQVGKVTIVAKLDSNPKISVQLPITVQQGPVTDVEDGNPGVPGTKIMFRLYNPNSGEHFYTASVVERDHLISVGWNDEGTGWTAPENSSSPVYRLYNANAGDHHYTTSVVERDHLISVGWNDEGIGWYSDDAQAVPLYRQYNPNAVAGSHNYTTSTVERDHLISVGWNDEGIGWYGM